The DNA window TTATCTGTGGGAGTTGTAGAGTCTGGAGACATTGCGGCGCTGATGCGGGGGGGTTGGGGGGGGGGGGTATTGGGGTATTGGGGGCCGGTTGCTGGATTGCTGAGTTGTGTGATAAGGGAGAGGGCGAATCGGTAAGGTAAAAGATAAATAGCGGCTTAGCTTCGGGTGAGGGAAGAGATAAGTAACAATGTTTTTTGGCGCCCTCTCTGAGGGAGCTCCCCGCGAAGCGGGGTGAGGGAGAGTTGACCTTATGTTCTTCCGCGGCTTTCGCCGCGGGCTCTGTTTGGCGCGGTTCCCGCGCCAAACAGAGCAACACTCCTTCAGTCTCGGCGAAAAAACACCGCCGAGCCAGCTCCCTCGGAGAGGGCGCCTTTAAGGGCAAAGTCAAAAGCTAAATCGCTATTTATCTCTTTTTGCCTACCCATAGGAAATCGGCGTTTGTGAGCAGAGAACCAAAACGCGAGTTTTTGCGTTTTGTGTGATAAGTGAGAAAGGAAATCTTCGATTTCAGTTTTCGAACTTATAGTTTTCCCACCAAGCGCTCAGTTTCTTCATCAGAAATCAGAAGTGCAAATAACGAAATAACTGGGGGCTTGGTAAGTACAGGCGCACTAAAGTGCGGCGACAGCAAGGCAATGTCCCCGCCAAGGGGCGGGGACATTTTCAAATTATCCATATTAGTGCGTATAAACGCCGATTTCCTAGCTGTGGCAGTTCTCGGTAAAGCCGTCTATGGTCATCACCTGTCCCGATATTTTCGCTCCCGAGGGCGAGCAGAGGTAGAGGCACATATCTGCGATGTCCTGCGCCCCCACGAAGGTCCGCAGCGCGGTCTGGGAGGTGTACCCGGAGCGTACCGCCTCCGGCGAAATCCCCAGCGCCGCCGCCTCGCGCCTGATGACGCCCTCTATCCGCTCACCCTCGACACAGCCGGGACAGACGGCGTTGGCCCTGATGCCGAATTCTCCGAGTTCGAGGGCGAGTGTCTTGGTGAAGCCGATGACGGCCCATTTGGAGGCCGCGTAGGGAGAGCGGTGCGGATAGGCGAAGAGGCTCGCGGTGGAGCCCATGTTGACGATTCCGCCGCCTCCCGCCTTTATCATCATCGGCGCGGCGAATTTCGCGCAGAAGAACTGGCTGTCGATATTTGTACACATCGTGCGCCGCCACTCCTCCGGCTCGACCTCGTCAACGCGCGCCGTCGGCCCCGCGACGCCCGCGTTGTTTATGAGAAAGTCAAGGCCGCCGAGACGCTCTTTTATATCCGCGAAGAGCCTCTCAACATCTTCAAAGCGGGAGACGTCCGCCCGCGTGTATGTGAGCCCCGGCAGCTCCGCGGCGCGCCGTTCGAGCTTCTCCGCGGTGCGGGCGCAGATGTGGACGGAGGCGCCCGCCCAGTAAAAGCTCTCGGCGATCACCGCGCCGATGCCGTCAGCCCCCGCCGTCACCAGTACCCGTTTGCCCTTAAAAGCCGTCTCCATCTTTTTCTCCTAATACATCTTTCCGATGCGGCGTTCGGCGATCTCCCGTATTCTGCCGGAGTGCACCAGTTCGCGCGCCCACTCCATATCGGGAGAGATGTAGTGATCGTTTTCCATGAAGGGCGCCCTTTCGCGCACCGCCGCGCCGACGGCGGCGGTCGCCTCGGAGAGCGGCAGCCCCTTTTGCACGCGCAGGTCGGCGGCCTGCACCGCGGTGAGCAGTTCGTTGCCGAGGACGTATTCCGCGAGCCTCACAACTTTGCAGGCTTTCATCGCGGCGTTGTATCCCATGCTCACGTAGTCCTCCTGGAAGGCGCAGGTAGGGACGGAGTCGACGGAGGCCGGATGTGAAAGCATGCGGATCTCACCCAGCAGCCCCGCGGAGGAATATTGGACGATCATGTAGCCGCTGTTCTCTCCGGGGTTCGCCACGAGAAACGGCGGCAGGCCGCTCACATGCTCGTTGACCATGCGGTCGGTGCGCCGTTCGGAAATTTTCGCGAGGTAGCCCATCGCGATGCAGATGGAGTCGCTTTCAATGCCGACGAAACCGGAGTCGCTGTTGCAGGCGCTCAGCACTTCGCCGCTCGGATGGATGATGGGGTTGTCGTCGCAGGAGTTCATCTCGGTCTGGATCGCCGCGACGGCGTCGTTTACGGTCTTTCTCGCCGCTCCGTGCGCCTGCGGCACGCAGCGCAGTGAGAGCGCGTCCTGGAGGTTTTTGCCGCCGGTCTCTTTCAAGAAGGCGCTGTCCGCCAGTATTTTTCTCACATGTTCCGCCGTGGCGGCCTGTTCCCTGTGGGGCTTTACCGCCATCACCCGTTCGTCAAAGGCTTTGAGGTTCGCGGTCAAGGCCTCAAGCGTGCACGAGGCGATGACGTCGGCGGAGGCCACGAGGTTTCTCGCGTCATAGGCCGCGATGGCCCCCATGGCGGTTATTGAGGTGCAGCCGTTGACGAAGCATAGCCCCTCTTTGTAGCTCGGCGTGAAGGGGGTTATCCCGGCACGCCGCAGCGCCTCGCCGCCGTCGAGCAGTTCGCCCTGGTAGTAGGCCCGCCCCTCTCCTGTAAGGACGAGCGCCGCGTGCGCCTCCGCGTCGAGGTAGCCGACGGAGCCGTGCAGCGGCACCCACGGGGTGACGCCTTTGTTGAGCAGCTCCGCGATCAGCGCCAGCGCCTCGAAGCGCGCGCCGGAGACGCCGCTGCCCACGTTGGCAAGCATCATGAAGAGCATTCCGCGCACGGTCTCCTCTTCCATCGGCTCGCCGACGGTGGTACAGTGGGTCAGCATCGTATTTTTCTGATAGCGGATCGCCGACTCTTCTGGGATCGCCCGCTTCACGTTCTCCCCCAGTCCCGTCGTGATGCCGTACATGCGACGCTTCTCACGGACGAAACGGTCCACAAGGGCGCGGCATCTGTCGACGCGCTCCCGGTAATTTTCGCTGAAGGAGACTTTCGCGCCGAATCTCGCCACGGCGATTAGGTCTTCAAGCCTTATTTCTTTATCAAGAACGACCTCTTTTATATCTCTCGGCTCCGCAGTTGCCATGTTCACAATTATTCCCCCTGTTTTATCGCTGAAAAGTTTTTATTAAAATGTCCGTTTTACGCTGCAGCCGTCCGCGGCGATCGGAAGGTAGTAGACCTTCGCGCCCTCCCGCGGTTCGCCGAAGAAGGCGACGTGATAGGGGCGAAAGACGCTTTCGACCTTCAATACCTCGAGCGACAGATTCCCCCCGACGCGGCGGCACAGGATGCGGCGCACGAGGGCGTTGCCGCGCGTTATGAGCGTCTCGTCGGAGAAATCGGAGAGCTGGACCTCATCCTCGCCAACCTCGCTCTCCACGGTCTCGACGCCGCGCCGGTCGTAGTAGGAGACGCCGCAGGTGGAGCCGTTGGCGATCATCTCTATCTTACTTTTCCGTGGCAACGCGCCGCGGCGGAAGAGCCTTTCGAACAGAGGCGGCGGCGAGGTTATCTCAAAGGTGATGAGCCTGTTTTCAATATAGAGGGTCTTCATCACGATATTCTCTTTTCCCTTTCCGGAGAAGAGTCTGGCGATGAAGCCCTTGCGGGCCGCATCTCTCTTCGCCTCTTCGCGGCTTTTTTTTATGGCAAAGTTCCTGATTATCATACAGGACACCGGCTATTTGGAACGGCGGCCCGACGCGGTCACCGTTTTTTACCGGCCGCCCGGGAGAAGGCGAAGACCTGCCCCACGTATTTGAGGAATATCCACAGCGTCACGAGCATCGCGCTGTAGGGCAGCAGTCTGCCGAGCACGATATCGACGTCGTGCATCATGCAGTAACCGATAAATACCGCCTCGAGGGCAAAGCAGAGGCAGAGCGCGCCGTCTATTCCGATCCAGGATATTTTCAGTTCGTTGTTTTTGTCGTTATTTGCCATTTCGCCATCCTCCTAACATCTGATCGTCTTCTGATCGTCGAAGCCGGTCTCTTTTCCAATCCTGCTGCCTATCATCCAGAAGATAAATGAGAGCGGCAGGGATACGAGTATCGGTTCAAGGGCGCCGAAGCTCTCCGATATGACCACCGGGCAGAGCGAGAGCCAGGCGAAAGAGAGGCCGCCGGCTCCCATGGAGAGCAGCCCCGCCATCTGCGTCTTTCTGCCGCTGTACATCAGCGCCATCAGCACGGGGACGAAGCCCGTCGACATCCAGAGGCTGATGAGGAAGACGAAGGCGTCGTAGACAAGCGTGAAGCGGAAGGCCAGGCAGAGCCCGATTACTCCGAGGATACAGGCTCCGAGCCTGCTCAGGTTGACGAGTTTTTTGTCGCTGAGCTCTTCCTTCGCGAAGATCCTCGCGTAGATATCTTTGGCGAGGGTCGTTCCCCCGATCAGGTAGTAGCTGTCAAGCGTTGAGATGATCGCGCCGAAGAGGCCGATTATAAACAGGGCGCGGATGCCGACCGGCAGATGCGAAAGCACCATCTGCACGTAGGCCAGCTCCGGCTGCGCGCCGGGATATTTTACGTGCACGACCATGCCCGCGATATTGGTGACCGCGTCGAAGATGAGCCAGAGGCAGAAGCAGGTGAGCATCGCGCGGCGGCCGGTCTTCGCCGTGTTGCTTGCCGAAAAACGCTGGTAGAAGCTGGGGTCGGCGTAGACGTTGATGCAGAGCAGCACGAGCATCAGCGCCTTCGTGACGGACATGCCCGCGACGGGGCTTGTAAAGGCGGGGTCGCTCGCGGTCGCCGCCCTGATACCGGCCATACCGCCGACGCTGTCATATATCTGCGGAAAGACCATGCAGACGCTCATTAT is part of the Cloacibacillus sp. genome and encodes:
- a CDS encoding SDR family oxidoreductase — protein: METAFKGKRVLVTAGADGIGAVIAESFYWAGASVHICARTAEKLERRAAELPGLTYTRADVSRFEDVERLFADIKERLGGLDFLINNAGVAGPTARVDEVEPEEWRRTMCTNIDSQFFCAKFAAPMMIKAGGGGIVNMGSTASLFAYPHRSPYAASKWAVIGFTKTLALELGEFGIRANAVCPGCVEGERIEGVIRREAAALGISPEAVRSGYTSQTALRTFVGAQDIADMCLYLCSPSGAKISGQVMTIDGFTENCHS
- a CDS encoding aromatic amino acid ammonia-lyase, which encodes MATAEPRDIKEVVLDKEIRLEDLIAVARFGAKVSFSENYRERVDRCRALVDRFVREKRRMYGITTGLGENVKRAIPEESAIRYQKNTMLTHCTTVGEPMEEETVRGMLFMMLANVGSGVSGARFEALALIAELLNKGVTPWVPLHGSVGYLDAEAHAALVLTGEGRAYYQGELLDGGEALRRAGITPFTPSYKEGLCFVNGCTSITAMGAIAAYDARNLVASADVIASCTLEALTANLKAFDERVMAVKPHREQAATAEHVRKILADSAFLKETGGKNLQDALSLRCVPQAHGAARKTVNDAVAAIQTEMNSCDDNPIIHPSGEVLSACNSDSGFVGIESDSICIAMGYLAKISERRTDRMVNEHVSGLPPFLVANPGENSGYMIVQYSSAGLLGEIRMLSHPASVDSVPTCAFQEDYVSMGYNAAMKACKVVRLAEYVLGNELLTAVQAADLRVQKGLPLSEATAAVGAAVRERAPFMENDHYISPDMEWARELVHSGRIREIAERRIGKMY
- a CDS encoding sodium:solute symporter family protein, yielding MLTGIDNIVIVFTVIGVLGIGYYFSKSITDMESYYLANRSLPWSLVVGTLVASWYGGVGVVGTIGYASVFGMATWFIWSIGAHAVRFPLALWVGPRIHVRADVTIPDVIDHAYGKAAAVIASIFLFMYCSQLGEITATGFIGEAAWGVNKVYLGIFVVVLTIALTCLGGLMGVAVTDMIFFFFMIMSVCMVFPQIYDSVGGMAGIRAATASDPAFTSPVAGMSVTKALMLVLLCINVYADPSFYQRFSASNTAKTGRRAMLTCFCLWLIFDAVTNIAGMVVHVKYPGAQPELAYVQMVLSHLPVGIRALFIIGLFGAIISTLDSYYLIGGTTLAKDIYARIFAKEELSDKKLVNLSRLGACILGVIGLCLAFRFTLVYDAFVFLISLWMSTGFVPVLMALMYSGRKTQMAGLLSMGAGGLSFAWLSLCPVVISESFGALEPILVSLPLSFIFWMIGSRIGKETGFDDQKTIRC